The DNA segment ATTGAAATACAAAGGGAGGTCAAGGGACTGTGTCCGGAACATGCGTAAGCGTTGGGGCGGGCGTATGGCAGTAAAGAGAAGAGACAGGAAGGCCGCTGCCCGTAAGGGCAGCGGCCTTCTCATGTATCAGCCGTATCGGCTAGCCCGGTGTGGGCGGTGGCGAGACCCCTTCGTTCCACTATTGCGGATTGAAGGCGGCCTCACCGCCTGGCGTCACGCCTGCTTTTTCTTCAGCATGATCGCTGCGCCGAGCAGCAGGGCGGCAATGCCGGCGATCACGATGGCCGCAACCGACGCACCGGTGTTCGCGGTGGAACCCTGCTTGGTCTTGTCGTTGGCCTTGTTGGCGGCGGGCTTCGTGTTCGTGCCCGGGTTCGACGGTTCGACCGGCGCATCCGCTTCGAATACGGCCTGGACGGACACGCTGCCATCGGGCATGGCGAAGGCGTTGTCCTCAACGGAGACGCCGCCCTTGAGCACCTTCCACTCCTTGAAGTGGTAGCCCTGGTCCGCGGTGGCGGTCAGCGTGACCTTGTCGCCCTTGGCCGCGCGTTCGACGTTTGCGGAGGCGGATCCGCCCTCGGTGGCGGAGACGTTCACGGCGTACTGCGTATCGCGCACGCGCCACAGCTGGGTGCCGTAGAACGGGTTCGCGGTGCCGACCACCATGTAGTCGTCGGTGTCGCAGAAGATGCGCAGGCCGTGGTTGAACGGGTCGCCGAAGCCCTCATCGGTGACGGTGCCGACGGTCACGCCTTCGTTCGTGGCGGAACGGTCGGTGATCTCGAACAGGTTGAAGCCGCGCTTGGACTTGGACAGGTACGGCAGGGACTTGGCGTAGGCCTTGAGATTGGCCTTGCTGGTCAGTTTGACGATTGTCTCGTACAAGCCCTTGAACTTGTCGGGGATGATGTCGTCAATGCCCTGGAACGCGTCCACGACCTCACCGTAGTTGTTGGCGAAGTCGGCAGAGCCCTTGTCGGCAAGCTGGGAGCCGAGAGCGTCCAGCTCGTTGTTGATGTCGAAGAGCTGCGAAGCCTCGTCGGAGGAAGCGGATGCCGCCAGGCTGCCCGGCACGATGCTGCCGTCCTTGATGCCGTCGACCAGTTCCTTGGTCTGAGCGGCGGTCAGGCTGATCGGCTTGGCGTCGGTGACCGACTTGGCGTCGGCGGTCTGCGGCTGGGCGGCGGAGGCGTCCTTGCCGGCCTCGGTGCGAGCCCATTCGACCAGTGCCTCGGGATCGTCGGTGGACGGCATGGCCTGGGCGGATACCGTGGCGTTCCGGTCGGCGCTCTGCGCAGTGATGGCGGAGGCCGGATCGGTCGACCCGGTGCCCCACAGCAGGCGCAGGAACACGCGCAGGTAGTGCACGGTGTTGTTCCAGTCCTTCTCGCTCATGTTGAGGATGTCGCCGTTGGTGAACTGGGCGATCGGCTCCAGCAGGGTGGTGGTGTTCATGGTGGACAGGTACATCTTGCCCTCATGGACGGTGGTCTGCCAGGTGTACTGGTTCATGTGGTTGTCGTAGCCGCTGCCCAGTCCGGTGGAGCCGCCCTTCGGGAAGGTGCTGTTGGCGTCGCCCACCAGCATTTCGACGTTCTCGTTCTTGTCCATGCGGTACAGGTTGACGGACTGTTCGAGGTTGGTGGCCTGGGTCACGAAGTTGCTCTTGGT comes from the Bifidobacterium angulatum DSM 20098 = JCM 7096 genome and includes:
- a CDS encoding InlB B-repeat-containing protein, which encodes MRNRAIVCLGAIVACATALAGIPATAMADDSTNLTPQYTYNSQNSNGMTFEKVSHADQGLSQADGVVDYTGNGTIAPYTSGLSTAGNGDRGQSYSYAAASYGDWVYIGTMYGGLGVQAILSRDMTSLGMTAEQATALIQTMYAGNMYLGEPDGKSAGGMLFKFNVKTGETKILMSKSAGIDGGRGVIPTFRSAFTMNGKLYFEGMVMDTSNKELTPQEIQAAMAYQNGFPCIYEVDPANGDKLTKVYDSVDVNGFRSLVKGNVFTSTRAIGSFGDTLIAGDLKPTADGKGQALLVASKTPSNPKSYKVIADMASFDNLPAIHRQDVNGGGGIYQVQEFNGKLYVVVCTGDTSTLNEKTGTMRSFAIYVGENKGDTTNKADWTWRPLVGDTAKGAKYYYGLDKSRVSAGACTLQVYGNHLYIGDYNDVSSALQGFVTKSNFVTQATNLEQSVNLYRMDKNENVEMLVGDANSTFPKGGSTGLGSGYDNHMNQYTWQTTVHEGKMYLSTMNTTTLLEPIAQFTNGDILNMSEKDWNNTVHYLRVFLRLLWGTGSTDPASAITAQSADRNATVSAQAMPSTDDPEALVEWARTEAGKDASAAQPQTADAKSVTDAKPISLTAAQTKELVDGIKDGSIVPGSLAASASSDEASQLFDINNELDALGSQLADKGSADFANNYGEVVDAFQGIDDIIPDKFKGLYETIVKLTSKANLKAYAKSLPYLSKSKRGFNLFEITDRSATNEGVTVGTVTDEGFGDPFNHGLRIFCDTDDYMVVGTANPFYGTQLWRVRDTQYAVNVSATEGGSASANVERAAKGDKVTLTATADQGYHFKEWKVLKGGVSVEDNAFAMPDGSVSVQAVFEADAPVEPSNPGTNTKPAANKANDKTKQGSTANTGASVAAIVIAGIAALLLGAAIMLKKKQA